One Streptomyces sp. P9-A2 DNA window includes the following coding sequences:
- a CDS encoding AMP-binding protein, whose amino-acid sequence MSAVAGREPGHAGLIALPLHHDMGLIGVLTSLVRGLGLVIEEPGTFLRRPMAALRLIRDAEGAHSAFPDFMLRYLAARIGEAAEPDPQLFRTWRIVFCGAEPIRRRSVDAFLAATGRWGFDPTALVFCSGLAEAALMATSHRYADAGTSFWTDGPATAACLGTPVPGLDLRVVDESGAGCADAEAGSVRLRGPTLFDGYDGATDHRTTWFDTGDLGCLRSGRLHLSGRRGDRVSVNGVNVFATDIEQVAAAVAGVAECVVLPRGDSFAVVVPERARRIDTRHLATCVTTAFGTAPEAVIEVSHSGIARTASGKPARTHRAARLDQGLLR is encoded by the coding sequence ATCAGCGCCGTCGCGGGCAGGGAGCCCGGTCACGCCGGACTGATCGCCCTGCCGCTTCACCACGACATGGGCCTCATCGGAGTCCTGACCTCCCTCGTCCGGGGCCTCGGCCTGGTGATCGAGGAGCCGGGCACCTTCCTGCGCAGACCCATGGCGGCCCTGCGGCTGATCCGTGACGCGGAGGGTGCGCACAGCGCGTTCCCCGACTTCATGCTGCGCTACCTCGCCGCCCGGATCGGTGAGGCGGCGGAGCCCGATCCCCAGCTGTTCCGCACCTGGCGCATCGTCTTCTGCGGAGCCGAACCCATCCGCCGGCGGTCCGTCGACGCCTTCCTCGCCGCCACCGGACGCTGGGGATTCGACCCCACCGCCCTGGTGTTCTGCTCCGGACTCGCCGAGGCGGCACTGATGGCCACCTCGCACCGTTACGCGGACGCCGGCACCAGCTTTTGGACCGACGGGCCGGCCACGGCCGCATGCCTGGGCACCCCCGTGCCGGGGCTGGACCTGCGGGTCGTGGACGAGTCCGGCGCCGGCTGCGCGGACGCGGAGGCCGGCTCCGTACGACTGCGCGGCCCCACCCTGTTCGACGGCTACGACGGGGCGACCGATCACCGCACCACCTGGTTCGACACCGGCGACCTGGGGTGCCTGCGGTCGGGGCGGCTCCATCTGAGCGGCCGGCGTGGCGACCGCGTCAGTGTCAACGGGGTGAACGTCTTCGCCACGGACATCGAACAGGTGGCGGCGGCCGTGGCAGGGGTCGCCGAATGCGTCGTGCTGCCGCGCGGCGACTCGTTCGCCGTCGTCGTGCCCGAACGGGCCCGGCGCATCGACACCCGCCACCTGGCGACCTGTGTCACCACTGCCTTCGGCACGGCCCCCGAGGCCGTGATAGAGGTGTCGCACAGCGGCATCGCCCGGACCGCGAGCGGGAAGCCCGCGCGCACCCACAGGGCCGCCCGGCTCGACCAGGGACTCCTGCGCTGA
- a CDS encoding ATP-binding protein: MEAVPAGEEDPVSGVPRRASYVLDGDGAWIAEARRLAAAFLTRAQAEDALPVSTRAMEVTQLVVSELVTNARKYAPGPVRLDLRIAGDALEVMVRDGSTALPVAGAANPDRVGRHGLEIVLAVARGVDVQPEPTGKRITALISLMETGGR; the protein is encoded by the coding sequence ATGGAAGCAGTTCCTGCCGGCGAAGAGGATCCGGTGTCCGGCGTACCGCGGCGGGCGTCCTACGTCCTGGACGGCGACGGCGCGTGGATAGCGGAGGCCCGGCGGCTGGCCGCCGCGTTCCTGACGCGGGCTCAGGCGGAGGACGCGCTGCCCGTGTCGACCCGCGCGATGGAGGTCACCCAGCTCGTGGTGAGCGAGCTGGTCACCAACGCCCGCAAGTACGCGCCCGGTCCCGTCCGGCTGGACCTGCGCATCGCCGGAGACGCCCTCGAGGTGATGGTCCGGGACGGCAGCACCGCGCTGCCCGTGGCCGGGGCCGCGAACCCGGACCGCGTGGGCCGGCACGGCCTGGAGATCGTGCTGGCCGTCGCCCGCGGGGTGGACGTGCAGCCCGAGCCGACCGGCAAACGCATCACGGCCCTCATCTCCCTCATGGAGACCGGCGGCCGGTGA
- a CDS encoding excinuclease ABC subunit UvrA, translating into MTTRTKTQSPASHGADRHELIRVHGARVNNLKDVSVEIPKRRLTVFTGVSGSGKSSLVFDTIAAESQRLINETYSAFVQGFMPAPARPDVDVLEGLTTAIVVDQQRMGSDPRSTVGTVTDVHAMLRILFSRLGTPHIGPPGAFSFNTASVRASGAITVERGNKKAVKATYERTGGMCTRCEGRGAVTDIDLTQLYDDSKSLAEGAFTIPGWKSDSFWTVRVYAESGFVDPDKPIREFTEREMRDFLYREPVKVKVDGVSLTYEGLIPKIQKSFLSKDKESMQPHIRAFVERAVTFTTCPECEGTRLSEGARSSKIKGISIADACAMEIRDLAEWVRGLSEPSVAPLLTSLGGTLDSFVEIGLGYLALERPSGTLSGGEAQRVKMIRHLGSPLTDITYVFDEPTIGLHPHDIQRMNDLLLRLRDKGNTVLVVEHKPETIAIADHVVDLGPGAGTAGGTVCFEGTVEGLRRGDTVTGRHFDDRATLKESVRKSSEALEIRGATTHNLRDVDVDIPLGVLTVVTGVAGSGKSSLVHGSLCTPSGAGGEGVVSVDQSPIRGSRRSNPATYTGLLDPIRKAFAKANGVKPALFSANSEGACPTCNGAGVVFTDLAMMAGVAGTCEDCEGKRFQASVLEYRFGGRDISEVLAMAVSEAEEFFGAGEARTPAAHRILGRLADVGLGYLTLGQPLNTLSGGERQRLKLAVHMAEKGGVYVLDEPTTGLHLADVEQLLGLLDRLVDSGKSVIVVEHHQAVMAHADWIIDLGPGAGHDGGHIVFEGTPADLVAARSTLTAEHLASYVGA; encoded by the coding sequence ATGACCACGAGGACGAAGACGCAGTCGCCCGCATCGCACGGCGCCGACAGGCACGAACTGATCCGCGTGCACGGCGCCCGCGTGAACAACCTCAAGGACGTCAGCGTCGAGATCCCCAAGCGCCGGCTGACGGTGTTCACCGGTGTCTCCGGTTCGGGCAAGAGCTCGCTGGTGTTCGACACGATCGCGGCGGAGTCGCAGCGGTTGATCAACGAGACGTACAGCGCCTTCGTACAGGGCTTCATGCCGGCCCCGGCGCGGCCCGACGTCGACGTCCTCGAAGGGCTGACCACCGCGATCGTCGTCGACCAGCAGCGGATGGGTTCCGACCCTCGGTCCACGGTCGGCACCGTCACCGACGTCCACGCGATGCTGCGCATCCTCTTCAGCCGGCTCGGCACTCCGCACATCGGTCCGCCCGGCGCGTTCTCCTTCAACACCGCCTCGGTCCGGGCGAGCGGGGCGATCACCGTCGAACGCGGCAACAAGAAGGCGGTGAAGGCGACCTACGAGCGCACCGGCGGGATGTGTACGCGCTGCGAGGGCCGGGGCGCCGTCACCGACATCGACCTCACCCAGCTCTACGACGACTCCAAGTCGCTGGCCGAGGGCGCGTTCACCATCCCCGGCTGGAAGTCGGACAGCTTCTGGACCGTCCGGGTCTACGCCGAGTCGGGCTTCGTCGACCCGGACAAGCCGATCCGGGAGTTCACCGAGCGGGAGATGCGGGACTTCCTGTACCGGGAGCCGGTCAAGGTGAAGGTCGACGGCGTCAGTCTCACCTACGAGGGACTGATCCCCAAGATCCAGAAGTCGTTCCTGTCGAAGGACAAGGAGTCGATGCAACCGCACATCCGGGCGTTCGTGGAGCGGGCGGTCACCTTCACCACCTGCCCCGAGTGCGAGGGCACCCGGCTGAGCGAGGGGGCCCGGTCGTCGAAGATCAAGGGCATCAGCATCGCCGACGCCTGTGCGATGGAGATCCGGGACCTGGCCGAGTGGGTCCGAGGCCTGTCCGAGCCCTCGGTGGCGCCGCTGCTCACCTCGCTGGGCGGCACCCTCGACTCGTTCGTGGAGATCGGGCTCGGCTACCTCGCGCTGGAGCGGCCGTCGGGCACACTGTCGGGCGGTGAGGCGCAGCGCGTCAAGATGATCCGTCATCTCGGCTCCCCGCTCACCGACATCACGTACGTCTTCGACGAACCCACCATCGGCCTGCACCCCCATGACATCCAGCGGATGAACGACCTGCTGCTGCGACTGCGGGACAAGGGCAACACGGTGCTGGTCGTGGAGCACAAGCCGGAGACCATCGCGATCGCCGACCATGTCGTCGACCTCGGCCCCGGTGCCGGTACGGCGGGCGGCACCGTCTGCTTCGAGGGAACCGTCGAGGGGCTGCGGCGCGGTGACACCGTCACGGGCCGCCACTTCGACGACCGGGCGACGCTCAAGGAGTCGGTGCGCAAGTCCTCCGAGGCCCTGGAGATCCGCGGGGCGACGACGCACAACCTGCGCGATGTCGACGTGGACATCCCGCTCGGTGTGCTCACGGTCGTCACCGGTGTAGCCGGTTCCGGCAAGAGTTCGCTGGTGCACGGGTCACTGTGCACGCCGTCGGGGGCCGGTGGCGAGGGCGTGGTGTCGGTGGACCAGAGCCCGATCCGCGGCTCGCGGCGGAGCAACCCGGCGACGTACACCGGGCTGCTGGATCCGATCCGCAAGGCGTTCGCCAAGGCCAACGGGGTCAAGCCGGCGCTGTTCAGCGCCAATTCCGAGGGCGCCTGCCCCACCTGCAACGGCGCCGGTGTCGTCTTCACCGATCTGGCGATGATGGCCGGGGTGGCCGGCACCTGCGAGGACTGCGAGGGCAAGCGGTTCCAGGCGTCGGTGCTGGAGTACCGCTTCGGCGGCCGGGACATCAGCGAGGTGCTCGCGATGGCGGTGTCCGAGGCGGAGGAGTTCTTCGGCGCCGGTGAGGCGCGCACTCCGGCGGCGCACCGTATCCTCGGCCGGCTCGCCGACGTGGGGCTCGGCTACCTCACCCTCGGCCAGCCGCTGAACACACTGTCCGGCGGGGAACGGCAGCGGCTCAAGCTGGCCGTGCACATGGCGGAGAAGGGCGGCGTCTACGTCCTCGACGAACCGACCACCGGTCTGCACCTCGCCGACGTCGAGCAGCTGCTGGGTCTGCTCGACCGGCTGGTCGACTCCGGCAAGTCGGTGATCGTCGTCGAGCATCACCAGGCGGTCATGGCGCACGCCGACTGGATCATCGACCTCGGGCCGGGCGCCGGGCACGACGGCGGTCACATCGTCTTCGAGGGCACCCCCGCCGATCTGGTCGCCGCCCGCTCCACCCTCACCGCCGAGCACCTCGCGTCCTACGTCGGCGCCTGA
- a CDS encoding VOC family protein: MDISIHASFLPHDDPEASLAFYRDALGFEVRKDVGYDGMRWITVGPADRPGTSIVLTPPAADPGVTDDERRMITEMMAKGTYAGLLLATDDLDGTFAKLQAADSAEVVQEPTEQPYGVRDCAFRDPSGNLIRIQELR, encoded by the coding sequence ATGGACATCAGCATTCACGCGAGTTTCCTCCCGCACGACGACCCCGAGGCCTCCCTGGCCTTCTACCGCGACGCCCTCGGCTTCGAGGTGCGCAAGGACGTCGGATACGACGGCATGCGCTGGATCACCGTCGGTCCCGCCGACCGGCCCGGCACGTCCATCGTGCTGACCCCGCCGGCCGCCGATCCCGGTGTGACCGACGACGAACGCCGCATGATCACCGAGATGATGGCCAAGGGCACCTACGCGGGCCTGCTGCTGGCCACCGACGATCTCGACGGCACGTTCGCGAAACTGCAGGCGGCCGACAGCGCCGAGGTCGTCCAGGAGCCGACCGAGCAGCCGTACGGTGTGCGCGACTGCGCCTTCCGCGACCCTTCGGGCAACCTGATCCGCATTCAAGAGCTGCGTTGA
- a CDS encoding helix-turn-helix transcriptional regulator — protein sequence MTGSPTSAQRLRDLARLRRVRDRIDREYARPLDVEALARGVHMSAGHLSREFRAAYGESPYSYLMTRRIERAMTLLRRGDLSVTEVCFAVGSSSLGTFSTRFSELVGMPPSVYRRRAADATEGMPACVAKQVTRPVRNQEASRGGRL from the coding sequence ATGACCGGCTCACCCACCTCGGCACAGCGGCTGCGCGATCTCGCGCGGCTGCGCCGGGTCCGTGACCGGATCGACCGGGAGTACGCGCGGCCGCTGGACGTCGAGGCGCTCGCCCGGGGCGTGCACATGTCGGCCGGGCATCTGAGCCGGGAGTTCCGGGCCGCGTACGGCGAGTCGCCGTACAGCTATCTGATGACGCGGCGCATCGAGCGGGCGATGACGTTGCTGCGCCGCGGCGACCTGAGTGTCACCGAGGTCTGTTTCGCGGTCGGCAGCTCGTCGCTGGGCACGTTCAGCACGCGTTTCAGCGAACTCGTCGGCATGCCGCCCAGCGTCTACCGGCGCCGTGCCGCCGACGCGACGGAGGGGATGCCGGCATGTGTGGCGAAGCAGGTGACCAGACCGGTCAGGAATCAAGAAGCGTCCAGGGGCGGGCGCCTCTAG
- the msrA gene encoding peptide-methionine (S)-S-oxide reductase MsrA: MTRTEEKALLAGGCFWGMEELIRTFPGVLSTRVGYSGGDVPNATYRDHGTHAESIEIIYDPAVTDYRTILEYFFQIHDPSTKNRQGNDIGPSYRSAVFYFDDEQKRVAEETIADVDASGLWPGPVVTEVAPAGPFWLAEPEHQDYLQRYPDGYTCHFVRPGWRLPRRAQS, translated from the coding sequence ATGACGAGGACCGAGGAGAAGGCGCTGCTGGCGGGCGGCTGTTTCTGGGGCATGGAGGAGCTGATCCGCACGTTTCCGGGCGTCCTGAGCACACGCGTCGGCTACAGCGGCGGCGACGTCCCCAACGCCACGTACCGCGACCACGGCACCCACGCCGAGTCGATCGAGATCATCTACGACCCGGCGGTCACCGACTACCGCACGATCCTGGAGTACTTCTTCCAGATCCACGACCCGAGCACGAAGAACCGGCAGGGCAACGACATCGGGCCGAGCTACCGCTCCGCCGTCTTCTACTTCGACGACGAGCAGAAGCGCGTCGCCGAGGAGACGATCGCCGACGTCGACGCGTCGGGACTGTGGCCGGGGCCCGTGGTCACCGAGGTCGCACCGGCCGGCCCGTTCTGGCTGGCCGAGCCTGAGCACCAGGACTACCTCCAGCGGTACCCGGACGGCTACACCTGCCACTTCGTCCGCCCCGGCTGGCGCCTGCCCCGTCGCG